A portion of the Novosphingobium sp. KA1 genome contains these proteins:
- the ftsH gene encoding ATP-dependent zinc metalloprotease FtsH has translation MNDDQPSGNPWVKSLLVWGGIFLALLVVVQMFNTRTESGPSIAYSDFRAKVAENSVASVEIGEQRIDGKLKNGDSFTTVPVPNDTTLPQLLQDHDVRYAGKNAEEGSMLVYILAQTLPFLLIVGIAFFALRQVQKGGGSGAMGFGKSKAKLLTERAGRVTFDDVAGIDEAREELEEIVEFLRDPTRFSKLGGQIPKGALLVGSPGTGKTLLARAIAGEAGVPFFTISGSDFVEMFVGVGASRVRDMFEQAKKNAPCIVFIDEIDAVGRHRGHGLGNSNDEREQTLNQLLVEMDGFEANEGIIIIAATNRPDVLDPALLRPGRFDRQVVVPVPDIEGREKILSVHMKKVPLAPDVNPRVIARGTPGFSGADLANLVNEAALLAARRNKRLVAMQEFEDAKDKVMMGAERRSMVMTDDEKKMTAYHEAGHAIVSLHETASDPIHKATIIPRGRALGMVMRLPERDSYSYHRDKMLANLSVAMGGRVAEELIFGYDKVSSGASSDIQYATSLARNMVTKWGMSDKLGPLQYEESQEGYLGMGGSHRTMASDETNKVIDSEIRGLVDTAHARATTLLKDNAEQLEALAQALLEYETLSGDEINQLLKDGKIDRPSEPRGTGTPRPLTGSSIPKAGRRFSGNVTPQGV, from the coding sequence ATGAACGACGACCAGCCTAGCGGCAATCCCTGGGTCAAGAGCCTGCTCGTGTGGGGCGGTATTTTCCTCGCACTCCTTGTGGTTGTGCAGATGTTCAATACCCGCACCGAAAGCGGGCCGAGCATCGCCTATTCCGATTTTCGCGCCAAAGTGGCCGAAAACAGCGTCGCCTCGGTGGAAATCGGCGAGCAGCGCATCGACGGCAAGCTGAAGAACGGCGATTCGTTCACCACCGTCCCGGTGCCGAACGACACCACGCTGCCCCAGCTCCTGCAGGACCATGACGTGCGCTACGCCGGCAAGAACGCCGAGGAAGGCTCGATGCTGGTCTACATCCTCGCCCAGACCCTGCCGTTCCTGCTGATCGTCGGCATCGCCTTCTTTGCGCTGCGCCAGGTCCAGAAGGGCGGCGGCTCGGGCGCGATGGGCTTCGGCAAGTCCAAGGCCAAGCTGCTGACCGAACGCGCGGGCCGCGTCACGTTCGACGACGTTGCCGGCATCGACGAAGCGCGCGAGGAACTGGAGGAAATCGTCGAGTTCCTGCGTGATCCCACCCGCTTCTCCAAGCTCGGCGGCCAGATCCCCAAGGGCGCGCTGCTGGTCGGCTCGCCGGGTACCGGCAAGACCCTGCTCGCCCGCGCCATCGCCGGTGAGGCGGGCGTGCCGTTCTTCACGATCTCGGGCTCGGACTTCGTCGAGATGTTTGTCGGCGTCGGCGCCAGCCGCGTGCGCGACATGTTCGAACAGGCCAAGAAGAACGCCCCCTGCATCGTCTTCATCGACGAAATCGACGCGGTCGGCCGCCATCGCGGCCACGGCCTCGGCAATTCGAACGACGAGCGCGAGCAGACGCTGAACCAGTTGCTGGTCGAGATGGACGGTTTCGAGGCCAACGAGGGCATCATCATCATCGCGGCGACCAACCGCCCCGACGTGCTGGACCCCGCACTGCTGCGCCCCGGCCGCTTCGACCGTCAGGTCGTGGTGCCGGTGCCGGACATCGAGGGCCGCGAGAAGATCCTCAGCGTGCACATGAAGAAGGTGCCGCTGGCGCCCGACGTGAACCCGCGCGTCATCGCCCGCGGCACCCCGGGCTTCTCCGGCGCCGATCTTGCCAACCTCGTCAACGAGGCCGCCCTGCTGGCCGCGCGCCGCAACAAGCGCCTCGTCGCCATGCAGGAGTTCGAGGACGCCAAGGACAAGGTCATGATGGGCGCCGAACGCCGCTCGATGGTCATGACCGACGACGAGAAAAAGATGACCGCCTATCATGAGGCCGGTCATGCCATCGTCTCGTTGCACGAAACCGCATCGGACCCCATCCACAAGGCCACCATCATCCCGCGCGGGCGGGCGCTCGGCATGGTGATGCGCCTGCCGGAACGGGACAGCTATTCCTACCACCGCGACAAGATGCTCGCGAACCTCTCGGTCGCGATGGGTGGCCGCGTCGCCGAGGAACTGATCTTCGGCTACGACAAGGTTTCCTCGGGCGCCTCGTCGGACATCCAGTACGCCACCAGCCTGGCCCGCAACATGGTCACCAAATGGGGTATGTCGGACAAGCTTGGTCCGCTCCAGTACGAGGAAAGCCAGGAAGGCTACCTCGGCATGGGCGGTTCGCACCGCACCATGGCCTCGGACGAGACCAACAAGGTGATCGACAGCGAAATCCGCGGCCTGGTCGACACCGCCCATGCCCGCGCGACCACACTGCTCAAGGACAATGCGGAGCAGCTTGAAGCCCTCGCGCAGGCGCTGCTCGAGTACGAGACGCTCTCTGGCGACGAGATCAACCAGCTCCTCAAGGACGGCAAGATCGACCGGCCGAGCGAACCGCGCGGCACGGGTACGCCCCGCCCGCTCACCGGCTCGTCGATCCCCAAGGCCGGGCGCCGCTTCTCGGGCAACGTGACGCCGCAGGGCGTCTGA
- a CDS encoding hydantoinase/oxoprolinase family protein translates to MQYRVGIDIGGTFTDFALLKGTQVVLHKNLSTPQDRSLGVMEGLGLLAAKEGLPLGEFLGRCEAIVHGTTVADNTLIEMNGALTGLITTEGFRDEIEYRRGYKEDIWDVRLEAPQQITPRRRRLTVPERVLHDGAVHKPLDEAALREACRKLRLQNVESVAISFLFSFANPEHERRAKEIVQQEIRNAHVSASHEVLPRAPEYDRTSTTVVNAYVAPRVNGYLEKLVQRLGEGGYPGQLMVMQASGGVMTRDYIEGAPIRVLASGPAGGVVGSAHAGRAKGCPDLLCVDMGGTSYDMALVLNGEAPAEAGWNMHHRYLVGVPMVKVETLGAGGGSICHVNQGALEVGPRSAGSEPGPICYGRGGTQPTVTDALVMLGILSTEEGFAGGSFRLTRDGVEEAFGRIAQDLGHEDAERAAFDCWRVVNAHMSQGVRRTTAGKGIDPKDLVMLAYGGNGPAFAAIQAEDLGITRVLVPKASPTFSALGTLVANPTIDEERSYIASAAALDLARIRKLWTELSARAARFFTAARFRAEDIRADYRLNMRYPGQNFSLSFDFAAGAPLGDLGFIDETFAARACELFNARHMAEYGHVREHEVPEISGLRLAAHVETPSPAAGGTFVPGGPAPRPIRHRRANLGEGFAPVPVYRGTDLAPGMEIPSPAIVEESFTTIVVYPGWTAQVDSAGDYQLVRSA, encoded by the coding sequence ATGCAATACAGGGTCGGCATCGACATCGGCGGCACTTTCACCGACTTCGCGCTCCTCAAGGGCACGCAAGTGGTGCTGCACAAGAACCTCTCCACCCCGCAGGACCGCTCGCTGGGGGTGATGGAGGGCCTTGGCCTGCTGGCCGCGAAGGAGGGCCTGCCGCTCGGTGAGTTCCTCGGCCGCTGCGAGGCGATCGTCCACGGCACCACCGTTGCCGACAACACCCTGATCGAGATGAACGGCGCCCTCACCGGCCTGATCACCACCGAGGGGTTCCGCGACGAGATCGAATACCGCCGCGGCTACAAGGAGGACATCTGGGACGTCCGCCTGGAAGCGCCGCAGCAGATCACCCCGCGCCGCCGCCGCCTGACCGTGCCCGAACGGGTGCTCCACGACGGCGCGGTCCACAAGCCGCTGGACGAGGCGGCGCTGCGCGAGGCCTGCCGCAAGCTCAGGCTGCAGAACGTGGAATCGGTGGCGATCTCGTTCCTGTTCTCCTTCGCCAATCCCGAGCACGAACGCCGCGCCAAGGAGATCGTCCAGCAGGAAATCCGGAACGCCCACGTCTCGGCCAGCCACGAAGTCCTGCCCCGCGCGCCGGAGTACGACCGCACCTCGACCACGGTGGTCAACGCCTATGTCGCCCCGCGCGTCAACGGCTACCTCGAAAAGCTGGTGCAGCGCCTCGGCGAGGGCGGTTATCCGGGCCAGCTCATGGTCATGCAGGCCTCCGGCGGCGTCATGACCCGGGACTACATCGAAGGCGCCCCGATCCGCGTGCTGGCCTCCGGCCCGGCCGGCGGGGTCGTCGGTTCCGCCCATGCGGGCCGCGCCAAGGGCTGCCCGGACCTGCTCTGCGTCGACATGGGCGGCACCAGCTACGACATGGCGCTGGTGCTGAACGGAGAGGCCCCGGCCGAGGCGGGCTGGAACATGCACCACCGCTACCTCGTCGGCGTGCCGATGGTGAAAGTGGAGACACTGGGCGCGGGCGGCGGCTCGATCTGCCACGTCAACCAGGGCGCGCTGGAAGTCGGCCCGCGCTCGGCGGGGTCCGAGCCCGGCCCGATCTGCTACGGACGCGGCGGCACCCAGCCCACGGTGACCGATGCGCTGGTCATGCTGGGCATTCTCTCCACCGAGGAGGGGTTTGCCGGCGGCAGCTTCCGCCTGACGCGCGACGGCGTGGAGGAAGCCTTCGGCCGGATCGCGCAGGACCTTGGCCACGAGGATGCGGAACGCGCCGCCTTCGACTGCTGGCGCGTGGTCAATGCCCACATGAGCCAGGGCGTGCGCCGCACCACGGCGGGCAAGGGTATCGACCCCAAGGACCTCGTCATGCTGGCCTATGGCGGCAATGGCCCCGCCTTCGCCGCGATCCAGGCCGAGGACCTCGGCATCACCCGCGTGCTGGTGCCCAAGGCCTCGCCGACCTTTTCGGCGCTCGGCACTCTGGTGGCGAACCCGACCATCGACGAGGAACGCTCCTACATCGCTTCGGCCGCCGCGCTCGACCTGGCGCGCATCCGCAAGCTGTGGACCGAACTGTCGGCTCGTGCCGCCCGCTTCTTCACCGCCGCCCGCTTCCGCGCTGAGGACATCCGCGCCGATTACCGGCTCAACATGCGCTATCCGGGGCAGAACTTCTCGCTCTCGTTCGATTTTGCAGCGGGTGCCCCGCTGGGCGACCTCGGCTTCATCGACGAGACCTTTGCGGCGCGCGCCTGCGAACTGTTTAACGCCCGCCACATGGCCGAATATGGCCATGTCCGCGAGCATGAAGTGCCGGAAATCTCGGGCCTGCGCCTCGCCGCCCATGTCGAGACCCCCTCACCGGCTGCCGGCGGCACCTTCGTGCCCGGCGGCCCGGCTCCCCGGCCCATCCGCCACCGCCGCGCCAATCTCGGCGAGGGCTTTGCGCCGGTGCCGGTCTATCGCGGCACCGACCTCGCCCCAGGCATGGAAATACCCTCCCCCGCGATCGTCGAGGAGAGCTTCACCACGATCGTCGTCTACCCCGGCTGGACCGCGCAAGTGGACAGCGCGGGCGATTACCAGCTGGTTCGATCCGCCTGA
- a CDS encoding hydantoinase B/oxoprolinase family protein — MSYELNRKLAAPRGPLPTSASIDAVTADIIRGAFETVCFEAATYLGRAASSPIINQSNERNAAIVDAHGRLAMGAVGTPHLTFVNQMETRWGLMNQERYDWGPGDVFLGNDPDHGGGHLPDYCIYGPVYDDKGELICIQTLQAHQGDTGGKDPGGFSLDATDVFTEGVIYPCLKLVHRGTLRRDVFDMVVRNNRFATFAGDIAAMIGGVQHAVRMLEQLLGKRGGETIKAAINHSIAHTTRRVREEVAKWPDGCHEATVWIDHDTAGTKDIKVHVACTIAGDQLTVDLAGTDERQDLVGVWNTFANSRSYVMCQVVAAMDPTIVKNEGFFDAVEIRIPEGCIAQPPPNKPAALGSFHPACEITEAVCIALSNVAPERSQPQLYKIGMPNMVMGFDENGMMWMDQGVDCRSMDVSAVQGLDGWGSCPSALGSLILSEAEDAESRFPILNLSREMTTDGGGAGQWRGSPGSLNVKQVLRPTSAMAWMVSAEHPLRGLCGGDDAIPYANRFEVGSPGERAILHTTQDLLPQGAVIAYQHGGGAGFGPPLRRDPEAVKEDVLDEYVSLAAARAKYGVVLTGSLEDYSLAVDHAATEALRAEMASMAEAAE; from the coding sequence GTGTCCTACGAGCTGAACCGCAAGCTCGCCGCGCCGCGCGGCCCCCTGCCGACAAGCGCCAGTATCGATGCGGTCACCGCCGACATCATTCGCGGCGCCTTCGAGACGGTCTGTTTCGAGGCTGCGACTTATCTGGGCCGCGCCGCCTCCAGCCCGATCATCAACCAGTCGAACGAGCGCAATGCCGCCATCGTCGATGCCCACGGCCGCCTGGCCATGGGCGCGGTGGGCACGCCGCACCTGACATTCGTGAACCAGATGGAGACGCGCTGGGGGCTGATGAACCAGGAGCGCTACGACTGGGGACCGGGCGACGTCTTCCTTGGCAACGATCCCGATCACGGCGGCGGCCATCTGCCCGATTACTGCATCTACGGCCCGGTCTATGACGACAAGGGCGAGCTGATCTGCATCCAGACGCTGCAGGCGCATCAGGGCGATACCGGCGGCAAGGACCCGGGCGGCTTCTCGCTCGATGCCACCGACGTCTTTACCGAGGGGGTGATCTACCCCTGCCTCAAGCTGGTCCACCGGGGAACCTTGCGCCGCGACGTCTTCGACATGGTGGTGCGCAACAACCGCTTCGCCACGTTCGCGGGCGACATCGCCGCGATGATCGGCGGCGTCCAGCACGCGGTGCGCATGCTGGAGCAGCTGCTCGGCAAGCGGGGCGGGGAGACGATCAAGGCGGCGATCAACCACTCGATCGCGCACACCACCCGGCGCGTGCGCGAGGAAGTGGCGAAGTGGCCCGATGGGTGCCACGAGGCGACCGTGTGGATCGACCACGACACGGCAGGGACCAAGGACATCAAGGTCCACGTCGCCTGCACCATCGCCGGCGACCAGCTGACCGTCGATCTTGCCGGCACCGACGAGCGGCAGGACCTCGTCGGCGTGTGGAACACCTTCGCCAATTCGCGCAGCTACGTGATGTGCCAGGTGGTTGCGGCGATGGACCCGACGATCGTCAAGAACGAGGGCTTCTTCGACGCAGTCGAGATCCGGATCCCCGAAGGCTGCATCGCCCAGCCGCCGCCCAACAAGCCCGCGGCGCTGGGCTCGTTCCACCCGGCCTGCGAGATCACCGAGGCGGTCTGCATCGCCCTCTCCAACGTGGCGCCCGAACGATCGCAGCCGCAGCTCTACAAGATCGGCATGCCCAACATGGTCATGGGCTTCGACGAGAACGGCATGATGTGGATGGACCAGGGTGTCGACTGCCGCTCGATGGACGTCTCGGCGGTGCAGGGCCTCGATGGCTGGGGCTCCTGCCCGTCGGCGCTCGGCAGCCTGATCCTCTCCGAGGCGGAAGATGCGGAAAGCCGCTTCCCGATCCTCAACCTGAGCCGCGAGATGACCACCGATGGCGGCGGCGCCGGCCAGTGGCGCGGCTCTCCGGGCTCGCTCAACGTCAAGCAGGTGCTGCGGCCGACGTCGGCGATGGCCTGGATGGTCTCGGCCGAGCACCCCTTGCGCGGCCTGTGCGGCGGGGACGATGCGATCCCCTATGCCAACCGCTTCGAGGTCGGCTCGCCCGGTGAGCGCGCCATCCTCCACACCACGCAGGACCTGCTGCCGCAAGGCGCGGTGATCGCCTACCAGCACGGCGGCGGCGCCGGCTTCGGCCCGCCGCTGCGGCGCGATCCCGAAGCGGTGAAGGAGGACGTGCTCGACGAATATGTCAGCCTTGCCGCGGCGCGCGCCAAGTACGGCGTGGTGCTGACCGGCAGCCTTGAAGACTATTCGCTGGCGGTGGACCACGCCGCCACCGAGGCGCTGAGGGCCGAGATGGCCAGCATGGCCGAGGCCGCGGAATAA
- a CDS encoding aminotransferase — MKTAGRIHPVYAQMERTVFDRMSALAREHGAINLGQGFPDGPPVPALIEAASRALHERSNQYPPGAGLIELREAICGYYARRQGVALAPGQVTVTSGATEALAAAVFAFVKPGDEVILFQPAYDAYAPLVVRAGGVPVSIPLSPPHFRYPAEALEAAITPRTRVVMLNDPLNPAGTVASHAELAAIAQASTAHDLIAICDEVWEDVRFDGLAHRSLMAFPGMAERTVKIGSAGKIFGLTGWKIGWMIAAGDLATAIARAHQFLTYATAVPLQWAVAEGLALPDAVLDGQRAAWAAARERLKAGLTEAGFVVLPNAATWFLNVDLTASGISLCDREFSARAVTEAGVASVPVSALYQGDAAPGHLVRFCFTKPLDVLDEAVSRLARFREALIG; from the coding sequence ATGAAGACAGCTGGCCGTATCCACCCGGTCTATGCGCAAATGGAGCGCACCGTGTTCGACCGCATGTCGGCACTGGCGCGCGAGCATGGCGCGATCAATCTGGGGCAGGGCTTTCCCGACGGGCCGCCGGTGCCCGCGCTGATCGAGGCTGCGAGCCGGGCCTTGCACGAAAGATCGAACCAGTATCCGCCCGGCGCGGGCCTGATCGAACTGCGCGAGGCGATCTGCGGTTATTACGCGCGGCGACAGGGGGTCGCGCTGGCACCCGGGCAGGTGACGGTGACTTCCGGGGCGACCGAGGCACTGGCCGCCGCCGTCTTCGCTTTCGTAAAGCCGGGCGACGAAGTGATCCTGTTCCAGCCCGCTTACGACGCCTATGCGCCGCTGGTGGTCCGGGCGGGCGGCGTTCCGGTCTCGATCCCGCTTTCGCCGCCGCATTTCCGTTATCCGGCCGAGGCGCTGGAGGCAGCGATAACGCCGCGTACGCGCGTGGTGATGCTCAACGACCCGCTCAATCCGGCGGGCACGGTCGCCAGTCACGCGGAACTGGCGGCCATTGCGCAGGCCAGCACGGCGCATGACCTGATCGCGATCTGCGACGAGGTATGGGAGGATGTGCGTTTCGACGGCCTAGCCCACCGCTCGCTGATGGCCTTCCCCGGCATGGCCGAGCGAACGGTGAAGATCGGTTCGGCGGGCAAGATCTTTGGTCTCACCGGCTGGAAGATCGGCTGGATGATCGCGGCGGGCGATCTGGCGACGGCGATTGCGCGCGCGCACCAGTTCCTGACTTATGCCACCGCGGTGCCGCTGCAATGGGCAGTGGCGGAGGGGCTGGCGCTGCCCGATGCGGTGCTGGACGGCCAGCGCGCCGCATGGGCCGCCGCGCGTGAGCGGTTGAAGGCGGGGCTGACCGAGGCGGGCTTTGTCGTGCTGCCCAATGCGGCGACGTGGTTCCTCAATGTCGATCTCACCGCCTCGGGCATTTCCCTGTGCGACCGCGAATTCAGCGCGCGCGCGGTGACCGAAGCCGGGGTGGCGAGCGTGCCTGTCTCGGCGCTCTACCAAGGGGATGCCGCGCCCGGGCATCTGGTGCGCTTCTGCTTCACCAAGCCCCTGGATGTGCTGGACGAGGCGGTTTCGCGTCTCGCCCGTTTCCGCGAGGCGCTGATCGGCTGA
- a CDS encoding NCS1 family nucleobase:cation symporter-1: MVDGEGALWNADLAPTSEAQRNWRWWHFAALWVGMVVAVPSWMLCAGLIDQGMSALQAIGTVLLGNLIILVPMLLIGHSGARYGVPFAVLARASFGTVGARLPAMARALVACGWYGIQTWIGGEALLTLLGIFLGADLRGAALPFFGIGIGQLLAFLVFWGVQLFFVRKGLTTIRKLETWTAPAKLIACLGLVWWAVDAAGGVGPIFSAPSAFGPGGAREGQFWAVWLPAITAMVGFWGTLALNIADFTRFAHSQRDQMLGQALGLPPTMGLIALLSVITTSATVVIHGRAIWDPVELAGTLSGPFVLLGLIVIAVDTVSCNIAANLVCSAFDFASLKPSKISYRTGALITATIGLVMMPWKIMASTQGYIFTWLTGYGALLGPITGILIADYWLLRDARLDVDGLYLEQGPYTYRKGWNPRALIALVLGIAPNVPGFLSVAAPGVFGEAGALFSGIYTYAWFVGVAAALGSYTLMMRGRAAVAVVAVA, encoded by the coding sequence ATGGTGGATGGTGAAGGCGCGCTCTGGAATGCGGATCTCGCGCCGACGAGCGAGGCGCAGCGCAACTGGCGCTGGTGGCACTTCGCGGCGCTGTGGGTGGGCATGGTCGTTGCCGTGCCGAGCTGGATGCTCTGCGCCGGGCTGATCGACCAGGGCATGTCGGCCTTGCAGGCGATCGGCACGGTGCTGCTGGGCAACCTGATCATTCTCGTGCCGATGCTGCTGATCGGCCATTCGGGCGCGCGCTACGGCGTGCCTTTCGCGGTGCTCGCACGCGCCTCGTTCGGCACGGTGGGTGCGCGCCTGCCCGCCATGGCCCGCGCGCTGGTCGCCTGCGGCTGGTACGGCATCCAGACCTGGATCGGCGGCGAGGCGCTGCTGACACTGCTCGGCATCTTCCTCGGCGCGGACCTGCGCGGCGCGGCGCTGCCGTTCTTCGGGATCGGCATCGGCCAGTTGCTGGCTTTCCTGGTATTCTGGGGCGTGCAGCTGTTTTTCGTGCGCAAGGGCCTGACCACGATCCGCAAGCTGGAGACCTGGACCGCGCCCGCCAAGCTCATCGCCTGCCTCGGCCTTGTCTGGTGGGCGGTGGACGCGGCGGGCGGTGTCGGGCCGATCTTCTCGGCGCCTTCGGCCTTTGGTCCCGGCGGGGCAAGGGAAGGGCAGTTCTGGGCGGTCTGGCTGCCTGCGATTACCGCCATGGTCGGTTTCTGGGGTACGCTGGCGCTCAATATCGCGGACTTCACCCGCTTCGCGCATAGCCAGCGCGACCAGATGCTCGGCCAGGCGCTGGGCCTGCCGCCGACGATGGGGCTGATCGCACTGCTGAGCGTGATCACCACTTCGGCCACGGTGGTCATCCACGGCCGCGCGATCTGGGACCCGGTGGAACTGGCCGGAACGCTGTCGGGGCCCTTCGTGCTGCTGGGGCTGATCGTGATCGCGGTGGACACGGTATCGTGCAACATCGCCGCCAATCTGGTCTGCTCGGCCTTCGACTTCGCTTCGCTGAAACCCTCGAAGATCAGCTACCGCACCGGGGCGCTGATCACCGCGACCATCGGCCTTGTCATGATGCCGTGGAAGATCATGGCGAGCACGCAGGGCTACATCTTCACCTGGCTGACCGGCTACGGCGCGCTGCTGGGCCCGATCACCGGCATCCTGATCGCCGACTACTGGCTGCTGCGCGATGCGCGGCTGGACGTGGACGGGCTCTACCTTGAACAGGGCCCCTACACCTACCGCAAGGGCTGGAACCCGCGCGCGCTGATCGCGCTGGTGCTGGGTATCGCGCCCAATGTGCCGGGCTTCCTCTCGGTCGCCGCGCCGGGCGTGTTCGGGGAGGCGGGGGCGCTGTTCTCGGGGATCTATACGTATGCGTGGTTCGTCGGCGTGGCGGCGGCGCTGGGCAGCTATACACTGATGATGCGGGGCAGGGCGGCGGTGGCGGTTGTTGCCGTGGCTTGA
- a CDS encoding replicative DNA helicase — MSDEALITREPAAEARSLPSNVEAEAAFLGAVLIDNRVIEELPTQLSPTHFFEPVHARIYERILQLLDRKAVVTPVTLRPYFEADEQLKALGGVSYLARLTADGQGLLAPRELAAQIYDLALLRELISVGRNLVAEAMDTSESVEPMEQVERAEAALYKVAEGASTANEAKSFAAATRTAIGAIEKAFNSGGHISGKTTGLNSVNNKIGGLHDSDLIILAGRPGMGKTSLVTNIAFNASDRLQRDLADGIPVEKSVGAATAFFSLEMSADQLATRILAEQSGISSEALRMGKISREDFQQLSFASQRLAELPLFIDDTPGLTIAGLRTRARRLKRRHNIGLVIIDYLQLLQGSGRATDNRVNEISEISRGLKTLAKELHVPVIALSQLSRAVESREDKRPMLSDLRESGSIEQDADMVWFVFREDYYVKATEPKFPSDTDTPDVRDKWETWRAKMEEVTGLSELIIAKQRHGATGKVRMRFEARITKFSDLADDDMRGAFESD, encoded by the coding sequence ATGTCAGACGAAGCCCTCATCACCCGCGAGCCTGCGGCCGAAGCCCGCAGCCTGCCCTCGAACGTCGAGGCGGAAGCCGCGTTCCTGGGCGCCGTGCTCATCGACAACCGCGTGATCGAGGAGCTTCCGACGCAGCTCTCGCCCACGCACTTCTTCGAACCTGTCCACGCCCGCATCTACGAGCGCATCCTCCAGCTGCTCGACCGCAAGGCCGTGGTTACCCCGGTTACCCTGCGCCCCTATTTCGAGGCGGACGAACAGCTCAAGGCGCTGGGCGGCGTCTCCTACCTCGCCCGCCTGACCGCCGACGGCCAGGGCCTGCTCGCCCCGCGCGAACTCGCCGCCCAGATCTACGACCTCGCCCTGCTGCGCGAACTGATCTCGGTGGGCCGCAATCTCGTGGCCGAAGCCATGGACACCTCCGAATCGGTGGAGCCGATGGAGCAGGTGGAACGCGCCGAAGCCGCGCTTTACAAGGTGGCCGAAGGCGCCTCCACCGCGAACGAGGCCAAGAGCTTCGCCGCCGCCACCCGCACCGCCATCGGCGCCATCGAGAAGGCGTTCAATTCGGGCGGCCACATCTCGGGCAAGACCACCGGCCTCAATTCGGTGAACAACAAGATCGGCGGCCTTCACGATTCCGACTTGATCATCCTTGCCGGCCGTCCGGGCATGGGCAAGACCTCGCTCGTCACCAACATCGCCTTCAACGCCTCCGACCGGCTGCAGCGCGATCTGGCGGACGGCATCCCGGTCGAAAAGTCGGTCGGCGCGGCGACTGCCTTCTTCAGCCTCGAAATGAGCGCCGACCAGCTGGCCACGCGTATCCTGGCCGAACAGTCGGGCATCAGTTCCGAAGCGCTGCGCATGGGCAAGATCAGCCGCGAGGACTTCCAGCAGCTGTCCTTCGCCAGCCAGCGCCTCGCCGAACTGCCGCTGTTCATCGACGATACCCCCGGCCTCACCATCGCCGGCCTGCGCACCCGCGCCCGCCGCCTGAAGCGCCGACACAACATCGGCCTCGTCATCATCGACTACCTGCAGCTGCTGCAGGGCTCGGGCCGCGCCACCGACAACCGCGTGAACGAAATCTCCGAGATTTCGCGTGGTCTGAAGACGCTCGCCAAGGAACTGCACGTTCCGGTGATCGCGCTCTCGCAGCTCTCCCGTGCGGTGGAATCGCGCGAGGACAAGCGCCCGATGCTCTCCGACCTTCGCGAATCGGGCTCGATCGAGCAGGACGCGGACATGGTCTGGTTCGTGTTCCGCGAAGACTACTACGTGAAGGCCACAGAGCCGAAGTTCCCCAGCGACACCGACACCCCCGACGTGCGCGACAAGTGGGAAACATGGCGCGCGAAGATGGAAGAAGTGACCGGCCTTTCGGAACTCATCATCGCCAAGCAGCGCCACGGCGCCACCGGCAAGGTCCGCATGCGCTTCGAAGCGCGGATCACGAAGTTCTCGGATCTGGCGGACGACGATATGCGTGGGGCTTTCGAGAGCGATTGA
- a CDS encoding UPF0262 family protein, which produces MADPRISHIELDEATILWRNADIEQERRIAIFDLIEDNVFRPVRAFEAGHEGPYRLRLSVRDGRLSLDIGSEGGDPIETMVLGLARFRRPVREYFAICESYYQAIRKASAQEIETIDMARRAIHNNAAELLLERLDGKVETDFPTARRLFTLICVLHIRG; this is translated from the coding sequence ATGGCCGATCCGCGAATCTCGCATATCGAACTCGACGAGGCGACCATCCTGTGGCGCAACGCCGACATCGAGCAGGAACGGCGCATCGCGATATTCGACCTCATCGAGGACAATGTCTTCAGGCCCGTGCGCGCCTTCGAGGCCGGGCACGAGGGGCCTTATCGCCTGCGCCTGTCGGTGCGCGACGGGCGGCTGTCGCTCGACATCGGTAGTGAAGGCGGCGATCCGATCGAGACGATGGTGCTGGGGCTTGCCCGCTTCCGCCGTCCGGTGCGCGAGTACTTCGCGATTTGCGAAAGCTACTACCAGGCGATTCGCAAGGCCTCCGCGCAGGAGATCGAGACGATCGACATGGCCCGCCGCGCTATCCACAACAATGCGGCCGAACTGCTGCTCGAACGCCTCGACGGCAAGGTCGAAACCGACTTCCCGACCGCGCGCAGGCTTTTCACGCTGATCTGCGTCCTGCATATCCGGGGCTGA